The Candidatus Mycolicibacterium alkanivorans genome contains a region encoding:
- a CDS encoding helix-turn-helix domain-containing protein, whose translation MARNAAAADDVAASTDGLMTRLGPKLRALRKDRELTLEAVAGRAGLTKGFLSLVERGQTTISVPNLLKVCEILGVSAGSLFDYRESAVVRGGLGAPVEVGGSGIREYVLTPETEGNLQVMRSVLKPGGGTGGAYTLDSETIFVFVVRGCLRLTVDGQESLLKTGDSYTFSARAAHSWDNPGEQESEVLWSIVPPIPRISSANRA comes from the coding sequence ATGGCTCGGAACGCAGCCGCCGCTGACGACGTCGCCGCAAGCACCGACGGCTTGATGACCCGACTCGGGCCGAAGCTGCGCGCACTCCGCAAGGACCGCGAACTGACCCTGGAGGCCGTCGCCGGCCGCGCTGGGCTGACCAAAGGATTCCTCAGCCTGGTCGAGCGCGGCCAGACCACCATCTCGGTGCCGAACCTGCTCAAGGTGTGCGAAATCCTCGGAGTATCAGCCGGTTCCCTGTTCGACTACCGGGAATCGGCTGTGGTGCGCGGTGGCCTGGGCGCGCCGGTCGAGGTGGGTGGCAGCGGAATTCGCGAGTATGTGCTCACCCCGGAAACCGAAGGTAATCTACAGGTGATGCGCTCGGTGCTCAAGCCCGGCGGCGGTACCGGCGGCGCATACACATTGGACTCGGAAACCATCTTCGTGTTCGTCGTCCGAGGATGTCTTCGCCTGACGGTCGACGGCCAGGAGTCGTTGCTGAAAACCGGCGACAGCTACACCTTCTCGGCACGCGCCGCGCACTCCTGGGACAACCCAGGCGAGCAGGAATCCGAGGTCCTGTGGTCGATCGTGCCGCCCATCCCGCGGATTTCCAGCGCGAACCGGGCCTGA
- a CDS encoding acyl-CoA dehydrogenase family protein gives MSTTTAPPKKDTYSPLELFGIDRLLGEDERDIAATVRKFVDTRLRPNVEDWFESATLPRELAKEFGDLGVLGMHLQGYGCAGTNAVSYGLACLELEAGDSGFRSFVSVQGSLSMFSIYRYGSEEHKSEWLPRLAAGDAIGCFGLTEPDFGSNPAGMRTRARRDGSDWVLNGTKMWITNGNLADVATVWAQTDDGIAGFLVPTNTPGFAANAIHKKLSLRASVTSELVLDNVRLPASAQLPLAEGLGAPLSCLNEARFGIVFGSLGAARDSLETTIAYTQAREVFDRPLSSYQLTQEKLANMTVELGKGMLLAIHLGRMKDAEGVRPEQISLGKLNNVREALAIARECRTLLGGSGITLEYSPLRHANNLESVLTYEGTSEMHLLSIGKALTGQAAFR, from the coding sequence ATGAGCACCACCACGGCACCGCCCAAGAAGGACACCTACAGTCCGCTGGAGCTGTTCGGCATCGACCGGCTGCTCGGCGAAGACGAGCGCGACATCGCCGCGACCGTGCGCAAGTTCGTCGACACGAGGCTTCGCCCGAACGTCGAGGACTGGTTCGAATCGGCCACCCTGCCCAGGGAACTGGCCAAGGAGTTCGGCGACCTCGGCGTGCTCGGCATGCACCTGCAGGGCTATGGCTGCGCGGGCACCAACGCCGTCAGCTACGGCCTAGCATGTCTGGAGCTGGAGGCCGGCGACAGTGGCTTCCGCAGCTTCGTGTCGGTGCAGGGCTCGCTGTCGATGTTCTCGATCTACCGCTACGGCTCCGAAGAACACAAGAGCGAATGGTTACCCCGGCTGGCCGCCGGTGACGCGATCGGCTGCTTCGGGTTGACCGAGCCCGACTTCGGCTCCAACCCGGCCGGCATGCGAACGCGGGCCCGCCGCGACGGCAGCGACTGGGTGCTCAACGGCACCAAAATGTGGATCACCAACGGCAACCTCGCCGACGTCGCGACGGTGTGGGCGCAGACCGACGACGGCATTGCCGGATTCCTGGTCCCGACCAATACTCCCGGCTTCGCCGCCAACGCAATTCACAAGAAGCTGTCGCTGCGCGCGTCGGTGACTTCCGAACTGGTGTTGGACAACGTCCGTCTCCCCGCGTCGGCCCAGCTGCCGCTCGCCGAGGGTCTGGGCGCCCCGCTGTCCTGCCTCAACGAAGCCCGGTTCGGCATCGTGTTCGGTTCGCTCGGCGCAGCCCGGGACAGCCTGGAGACCACGATCGCCTACACCCAGGCGCGGGAGGTGTTCGACCGTCCGTTGTCGAGCTACCAGCTGACCCAGGAGAAGCTCGCCAACATGACGGTGGAACTGGGCAAGGGCATGCTGCTCGCCATTCACCTCGGCCGAATGAAGGACGCCGAGGGCGTGCGGCCCGAGCAGATCAGCCTGGGCAAGCTCAACAACGTACGCGAAGCGCTGGCCATCGCCCGTGAATGCCGAACCCTGTTGGGCGGCAGCGGGATCACCCTCGAGTACTCACCGCTGCGCCATGCCAACAACCTCGAGTCTGTGCTGACCTACGAGGGCACCTCCGAGATGCATCTGCTGTCGATCGGTAAGGCTCTAACCGGACAGGCAGCGTTCCGCTGA
- a CDS encoding ABC transporter substrate-binding protein: MGTYWSRREFLGVTGAAALLLATACSSNGSKNSVPKSVTIRHIFGETTIPAPPNRVVSAGLTEQDDLLALGVVPVAVTNWFGDQPFGVWPWAQSELGGAQPVLLNLDNGIQVDQIAKLKPDLVVAVNAGLDADTYQRLTAIAPTIAQSDGDAFFEPWKDQATAVGTAVFQADRMKQLITDVDNKFADVAKNDAGFKDKKALLLAGSFYAGALTATLPGWRTDFLTSMGFQIPNSISAFAVDSSRAAIPRDKLADALDGADVLIWSTESDADQAALLADPAVAALSATQLKRNVFTGKDLAGAIAFSSPLSYPVVADQLPPLLSRALG; the protein is encoded by the coding sequence GTGGGCACCTACTGGAGTCGGCGAGAGTTCCTGGGAGTCACCGGCGCGGCGGCACTGCTGCTCGCCACCGCATGCTCGTCGAACGGCTCGAAGAACTCCGTCCCGAAATCGGTCACCATCCGACACATCTTCGGCGAGACCACCATCCCCGCGCCACCCAACCGCGTCGTCAGCGCCGGGTTGACCGAGCAGGACGACCTGCTGGCTCTCGGCGTCGTCCCGGTCGCGGTGACCAACTGGTTCGGCGACCAGCCGTTCGGGGTATGGCCGTGGGCCCAGTCCGAACTCGGCGGCGCCCAGCCGGTTCTGCTGAACCTGGACAACGGAATCCAGGTCGACCAGATCGCCAAACTCAAACCCGACCTCGTCGTCGCCGTCAACGCCGGACTCGATGCCGACACCTACCAGAGGCTCACCGCGATCGCGCCGACCATTGCACAGTCCGACGGCGACGCCTTCTTCGAACCGTGGAAGGACCAGGCCACCGCAGTCGGCACCGCGGTGTTCCAGGCCGACAGGATGAAGCAACTCATCACCGACGTCGACAACAAGTTCGCCGACGTGGCCAAGAACGACGCCGGATTCAAGGACAAGAAGGCACTGCTACTCGCGGGCAGCTTCTATGCCGGCGCCCTCACCGCCACGCTTCCCGGCTGGCGCACCGACTTCCTGACCTCGATGGGCTTTCAGATCCCGAACAGCATCTCCGCCTTCGCCGTCGACAGCAGCCGCGCCGCCATCCCCCGCGACAAGCTCGCCGACGCCCTCGATGGCGCCGACGTGCTGATCTGGTCCACCGAGAGTGACGCCGACCAGGCCGCGCTGCTGGCCGATCCCGCCGTCGCCGCACTGAGTGCGACCCAGCTGAAGCGCAACGTGTTCACCGGCAAGGACCTCGCGGGCGCCATCGCGTTCTCCTCACCGCTGTCCTACCCGGTGGTCGCCGACCAACTGCCACCGCTGCTCTCCCGCGCGCTCGGGTGA
- a CDS encoding queuosine precursor transporter codes for MTSGRTDTARQDAPTPGFAQVGSRYYPALVAVFTALVIISNVTATKGVAFGPIIGNWSIITDGGFIVFPLTYVIGDVLSEVYGFKAARRAIILGFAMNGLAALSFWVTIYLPSADFYTNQEHFENIVHAYTQLIVAGLAGFIVGQTINAWTVVKIKEHTKEKHLWARLVGSTFAGQLGDTLVFCSIAAGAIGITSFGDFATYAALGWIYKTAVEVVMLPITYRVIAYIKRHEPTYTAMV; via the coding sequence GTGACTAGCGGCCGGACCGACACCGCACGGCAGGACGCCCCTACGCCGGGGTTCGCACAGGTCGGCTCTCGTTACTATCCGGCCCTCGTCGCAGTGTTCACCGCACTGGTGATCATCTCCAACGTCACCGCCACCAAGGGCGTCGCCTTCGGCCCGATCATCGGCAACTGGTCGATCATCACCGACGGCGGGTTCATCGTCTTCCCGCTGACCTACGTGATCGGTGACGTTCTCTCCGAGGTCTACGGCTTCAAAGCCGCGCGGCGGGCCATCATCCTCGGCTTCGCGATGAACGGACTTGCAGCACTGTCCTTCTGGGTGACGATCTATCTTCCGTCGGCTGACTTCTACACCAATCAGGAACACTTCGAGAACATCGTCCACGCTTACACCCAGCTGATCGTCGCGGGTCTGGCCGGCTTCATCGTCGGCCAGACCATCAACGCCTGGACCGTCGTCAAGATCAAGGAACACACCAAAGAGAAGCACCTGTGGGCGCGGCTGGTCGGCTCCACCTTCGCCGGCCAACTCGGCGATACTTTGGTGTTCTGCAGCATCGCCGCCGGCGCGATCGGCATCACCAGCTTCGGCGATTTCGCCACCTACGCCGCACTGGGCTGGATCTACAAGACCGCCGTGGAAGTGGTGATGCTGCCGATCACCTACCGGGTGATCGCCTACATCAAGCGGCACGAGCCCACCTACACCGCCATGGTGTGA
- a CDS encoding 5-oxoprolinase subunit B family protein → MVSDAIRDYGDTALLLVCESTDEVLAVTAALNEARIPAVLDIVPASRTVLLELAGPRDQRPTRQRLSQLRIEPTTAANADGRVDVTIDLVYDGADLAEVAELTGLDTAGVIHAHTAAPWRVGFGGFAPGFAYLVGGDPRLQVPRRSEPRTKVPAGSVGLAGEFSGVYPRESPGGWQLIGRTDAVLWDVDRPQPALLTPGMRVQFRAV, encoded by the coding sequence ATGGTGTCCGACGCAATCCGCGACTACGGCGACACCGCGCTGCTGCTGGTGTGCGAGTCGACCGACGAGGTGCTGGCCGTGACCGCGGCGCTGAACGAGGCCCGGATTCCTGCCGTGCTCGACATCGTGCCCGCCTCGCGCACCGTCCTGCTCGAGCTCGCAGGCCCCCGCGACCAGAGGCCCACCCGGCAACGACTGAGCCAACTACGGATCGAACCCACCACCGCCGCGAACGCGGACGGGCGCGTCGACGTCACGATCGACCTCGTCTACGACGGGGCAGACCTGGCCGAGGTCGCCGAGCTCACCGGACTGGACACCGCCGGTGTCATTCACGCCCACACCGCAGCGCCGTGGCGGGTCGGATTCGGTGGATTCGCACCGGGTTTCGCGTACCTGGTGGGTGGAGACCCGCGACTGCAGGTGCCGCGGCGCAGCGAGCCGCGCACCAAGGTGCCGGCCGGATCGGTGGGACTGGCCGGTGAGTTCAGCGGTGTGTATCCGCGGGAGTCACCGGGGGGATGGCAGCTGATCGGGCGCACCGACGCGGTGCTGTGGGACGTCGACCGCCCTCAACCGGCACTGCTGACACCCGGCATGAGGGTGCAGTTCCGGGCCGTCTGA
- a CDS encoding GNAT family N-acetyltransferase, whose protein sequence is MNAQLHTARLIHTSDLDNETRQHARQMVAEAFGEYTDYDWEHALGGMHAIIAYHGALIAHASVVQRRLLYQDTALRCGYVEGVAVREDWRGQGLAHAVMDAIEQVIRGAYQVGALSASPDGERIYRPRSWLHWQGPTAVLAPSGLIRTPDDDGSVFVLPVGLHMDPKAELVCDWRDGDVW, encoded by the coding sequence GTGAACGCGCAACTCCACACCGCCCGGTTGATTCACACCAGCGACCTGGACAACGAGACACGCCAGCACGCCCGTCAGATGGTGGCCGAGGCGTTCGGCGAGTACACCGACTACGACTGGGAGCACGCGCTCGGCGGCATGCACGCCATCATCGCCTACCACGGTGCGCTGATCGCCCACGCATCCGTGGTGCAACGGCGGCTGCTCTATCAGGACACCGCGTTGCGCTGCGGCTACGTCGAGGGCGTCGCCGTGCGGGAGGACTGGCGCGGGCAGGGATTGGCCCATGCCGTGATGGACGCGATCGAGCAGGTGATCCGCGGCGCCTACCAAGTTGGGGCGCTCAGCGCGAGCCCTGACGGGGAGCGGATCTACCGGCCCCGGAGCTGGCTGCACTGGCAGGGTCCGACCGCGGTCCTGGCCCCGTCCGGGCTGATCCGCACCCCCGACGACGACGGTTCCGTTTTTGTACTTCCCGTCGGATTGCACATGGACCCGAAGGCCGAGCTGGTGTGCGACTGGCGAGACGGCGACGTCTGGTAG